TACATTTTTACTCTCACCAGGTTCTAAATTAATCTTACAAAACTTTTTTAATTCTTTTACCGGCCGTTCCGGAAATGATTTCCGACTGTTTATATACAGTTGAATGATTTCACTCCCGTAGGTATCACTTGAGTTTTTCACATAGAAAGAAACCTCTATTTTACTTTCTTCATGAAGAGTGTTGGAAGATAAAGAGATATTCTCATAAGCAAAAGAAGAGTAACTTAGTCCATGACCAAAGGGAAAAAGAACATCTTTATCAAATTTGTCATACCATCTGTACCCCACATAGAATCTCTCACCGTAATATACTTTATCATTTGTTCCCGGAAAATTTATAAATGAGGGAGTGTCTTCCAATTTCAATGGAAAACTTTCAGATAATTTACCCGAAGGATTAACTTTCCCTGTGAGAATATCTGCGATTGCTCCACCAACAGTTTCACCCAGAAGTCCACCGTATAATAAAGCCCGGCTATCTTTGCTGATCCTCTCCAGTTCTACAGCGCTTCCCGAAAGCACGACTACAGCACAATTTTCTTGAACCGATGAAATAGCTCGTACCAAAGCTTCATGCCCTTTGGGGAGTTTCATATGTTTCCGGTCACGGCCTTCTGTTTCGTAGGATTCAGGTAGACCAATAAATATTACAGCCAGATCACTTTCTGAAGCCAGTGATGCAGCCATATCCAGCTTTTCCCGGCTTGTGTTTCCATCAACATCATAACCTGAAGCATAGTCAACTTTAGCCCAGGAACAGCTTCGTGTAATTTCTTCTAAAGGAGTCTCTACGGCAAAACTGTTAACGTGAGAACTACCTCCTCCCTGGTGACGGGGGTGCTGAGCCATATATCCGGCAACTGTAATTTTTTTATACTTTTCAGTAATCGGCAGCAAACGGTCATTTTTTAAAAGAACAACACAATCAGCAGCTATCTGCCGGGCAATATTGTGATGTTCCTCCCTGTCGAATTCCTTTTTGGCTGATTGATTTACATGACATTTTTCAGTCAGTGAGAACAGCCTGGATACAGACTTATCTACTATTTTCTCACTGAGAAACCCATCTTCCACCTGATTGATAACTTCTGTATCAAAAGCGTAACATGGACCGGGCATCTGAAGATCTACACCGGCAGTCAGAGATAAGACTTTATCATTAACAGCTGCCCAGTCGGAAATGACAACTCCATCAAAGCCCCAGGTTTTTCTTAAAATATCATCAAGAAGATATGTATTTTCAGCGACCTGGACTCCGTTAAGACGATTGTAGGAACACATGATACTCCAAGGCTTAGCATTCTCAACTATGATTTTAAAAGGGAGGAGGTAAATTTCATGAAGTGTTTGTTCATCGACTTCGGCACTGATTGTGAATCTCTCTGTCTCCTGATTATTACAGGCAAAATGTTTTACACAGGCTCCGATCCCCTCCCTTTGAAGCCCATTGATATAAGCTGCTCCCAGATAACCGGCAAGGACAGGATCTTCAGAAAAATATTCAAAATTCCGACCACAGAGAGGTGATCGTTTAATATTGACTCCCGGACCGAGTAGTATATCAATAGAGGCCTCGCGGCATTCAGCCGCAAGAGTTTTGCCAAGTAATTCAAGAAGACTCCGGTCCCAACTCGAAGCCAGAGAACATGCTGCAGGATAGCAGATTGACTTGTGTGCAACTGTATCGGTTGGAGTATCCATTTCCTTTTCTATTCGCAGGCCATGAGGTCCATCGGCCATAAATACAGACTCAATACCCAATTCGGGATATTCATTTGTCTGCCACCTGTTTTTTCCCGAAGTGTACTTTACTTTGTCTTTAATATTCATCTGCCCTGTTTTATTTTCCATTTGCAAATTATCCCTTATATCAATTAATAGCTATATTATCCTGTCTGATCGGGTAAAGACCTTTATCCGGGCTCCATGCAAAACCTTCAAAAACTGTTTCATTACCCCATTGCTCAAAATAGAGTTCATCCCAATTGATTTCATCTGTACATAATGCACTTGGAACCATTGGAATAAGAGATCCGGATTTTACAAATAAAGGCATATTCAGTTTTCCACCTTTTGCTTTAATCCATTGTCCACCCTGATATGATTTACCGCTTTGAAAATCTATCCAGACACCTTGGGGAAGATAGACTTCTCTCTCATATTCATCCGCTTGAAAGAGAGGCGCTGCCATAAAAGAGGAGCCGCAAAGAAACTGATTTTCAATGAACCAGCCAGTTCTATCTTCCGGGAATTCAAAAAATAAAGTACGGATAAATGGATACCCTTTTAGAGATGATAGGGCTGATTGAGCCAATATGTATGGTAAAAGACGATATCGCAGGGAAACAGTTTCACGGAAAAAATCATTAAAATCAGACGAATAAGCCCAGGGTTCTTTTGGTGGAGCCCCATGACAACGGCTATGGCTTGAAAAAATCCCGAAGGGAAGCCACCGTCTATAGAGCTCTTCAGGGCTTTTTTTGACAAACCCTCCAATATCATGACTCCAGAATGAAAATCCGCTTAATCCCAGAGATAGACCTGCTCTCAATGATGCGGCCATGGCGGAATCACTGTTTTCAGCATCTCCGCCCCAGTGAACTGGATATCTCTGGCTGCCTGCCCATGCACTGCGTCCCCAGATGATTCCTTCAGCTCTGGTATTTTCTGTAATTTCAAAAACAGCCTTATTATACAGAAGGGGATACCGGTTGTGCTCCTGCATTCCGCTCAAACCTGATTTATAACAACCATTGAGTGGTGCCGCTTCTCCAAAGTCGGCTTTAATAGCGGAAACTCCTTGTTTCAGTAGTTTCTGAAGTAGTTTTTGATACCATTGAACAGCTTCAGGATTAGTAAAATCAATGATGGCATCTCCTGAAGGCAAGCCTTTTTTTCTATTAAAAATAACAAATCCCGAATTTATTGCATCCTTAAATAGAGGATTATTGGGAGTGAAATAAGGAAGCTGCCAGAGACTGACTCTGAAGCCGGACTGATTCAGATCGGCAATCATTTTTTCCGGATCATCAAATCGATTTTCTGAAAAATGATAATCACAATTCCACTCTTTCTCAAACCAGCCGGTATCAATATGTATCACATCACAGGGGATTTTCTCTTCCCTGAGTTTCTCAGCGACCTCACGGACTTCCTTTTCCGAGGAATAGGTAATTCTACTCATCCATAATCCGAAAGACCACAGCGGAGGCAGAGGAGAGCGCCCTGTCAGTGTCGTATACTCCTCAAGAATATCTTTTGGTGTTCCGGCAAAAAGGAAAAGATCCAGCTCGTTATCTGAGTTATATAAACCCAGAGTTCCATCATTGGATGCACCGAAATCAAAAACAACCGGCGATGTGGTATGCATAAACGCTCCCCAGCCATTACTGCTCTGAAAAAATGGGACCGGTTTGTAATAGGCATTCCGTTGACAGCCATTGGCATCTTCGCACCATAGCACACATTTTTGACCCCTCTTGTTGAGCCTGGTAAAGGATTCTCCGGTACCGAAAAAGGCTTCATCAGGATTAATGGAAAATGCGGCACATCCCGTTCTGCTCCAATCTTCTGTATTCTCTACAATGCTGAATAACGGGGTATCAGAGTTCCTCAGACTATTTTGAGTATGAGTATGAATGCTGGAAGTCAGCAATTTCCCTTTCTCGTCAAATAAATATATTCTGAAAGGATTCCGGTCAATTTTCAGAGTTATCTTCTCTGTACTGAATACAATTGAATCTTCATTTTCCTCAGTCTTAACATCTCTAAATATATTTCCCCTGAAATCATTATCATAAGGAGGGACCAACATACCAAGGTCCTCATTATTTGTCTCAAGCCCTTCTACCAATCTTATACGGAGCCTCAATGTCCTGGCAGAGGTAAAATCAACACTAAGCAGTAAATGAGGTTCTTCTTCATAGTCAGGAGGGAAACTCCAGGACTGAGAAGGTTCAAACACAGAACCGGCCTGATTGAAGGCAAATCGGATCTTTCTGACATTTCTTTTCCATTTCAAGATTCCGCTGTTGTTCAGGGGGTTCCAGCTTACTAATTCATCAGCCAGAAAGTATGTAGCATTATCACTCAGGAAATTGTTACTTATATCGATAGATTCATTCAAAATAGACATATTAATTATTCCTTTACTGATCCAAGAGTCATTCCGGATATAAAATACCTTTGTAGATAGGGGTATATAAGTAAAATGGGCACCATAGAAATAAAGACCTGGGCTGCTTTAAAGTTTTTATCTGAAAGATATTTCAGGTTCTCCACATCATCAAAGGTCAAATTTCCAGAAAGTGCTGAGGGTAATAAGATCTGCCGCAGATAAGTCTGAAGTGGCCATTTGGTACTGTCATTTATATAGATTAATCCCGAAAACCACTCATTCCAATGTCCGATTATGGAAAACAGAGCCAAAGTTGCAATTGATGCTTTAGAAATCGGAAGGTAAATCTTCCATAAAACAGTAAGATGGCCTGCACCTTCAATCTGAGCGGCTTCCGTAAGGCTTTTGGGAATACCGCGGAAAAAGTTCATTAGAATAATTATGCTGAACATGGGAACTGCTGTAGGAAGAATCAATGACCAGAAAGAATCAATAAGACCAAGATTCCGCACCTGCAGATAAGTGGGAATCAAGCCCCCGGAAAAAAGCATTGGAATGAAAACCAGCCAGGCAAAAAAGTTTCGTCCTTTCATCTCCCTGTTTTCCTTGGCAAGAGGATAGGCGGTCAGGCAGATAAAGAATAAATTAACAAACAGTCCGGCAAAAACCCTCAGCCCGGCTATTCCGAAACTCTTCAAAAACAATGGAGTATTTAAAACCTTCGAATACGCTCGAACGTGAAATCCCACGGGTAGAAATCTCACCATATTTGCAGCAGATGCCGACTTATTACTGAATGACACTGCCAGAATATGAATTATTGGCAATATGCAGCTCAGCGCCAGAAGCGCTAGAAAAAGATAGTTTAATATATCGAAAATTATTGATGAAACAGCTTTGCTTTTTATCATCATAATCAGGCTCCTTAAATGGTATTAAAAAATACGGTAATTGGCAAATTTATAAGCCAGCCGATATGAAATGGAAATCAATAAAAATGAAACAACTGATTTGGCCAGGCCCACAGCTGTAGAAAGGCTGAACTGTGCGTTCACAAGACCCATTCGGTAAACAAAAGTGTCAATTATATCGCCGCTTTCATAGACAACTTCGTTATACAGAACAAAGATCTGCTCGAAACCGGCATTGAGCACATTGCCCAGGCTGAGTGTGGCAAGCAGAACAATTGTAGAAGCGATGCTGGGTATGGTAATGTAAAATATCTGTTGAATTCTGTTGGCCCCGTCAATAGAGGAGGACTCATACAGGTTCGGATTTATGTTTGAAATGGCCGCCAGATAGATAATGGCTCCCCAACCAAAACTTTTCCAGACTTCAAGTGTGATCATAGTTTCTCGGAATAGGCTATTATCAGCTAAAAAAAAGATCGGTTCCTTTAATCCAATCCATAGAAGAAACTGATTGATAAGTCCATCGAGAGATAGAATATCTACAAATATCCCCCCGATAATGACCCATGAGAAAAAATAGGGTAGATATACTGCAGTTTGAATTATTTTCTTATATTTCTTCTTATGGATTTCATTGAGCATAAGAGCAAAAAAAATAGAAAACATTGTTGTGCTTATAATTTTCCCGACAGCAATTACTATGGTACTAATACTTATCTGAATAAAATCAGGCATATCAAGAAGATAGCGGTACCATTTTAATCCGACCCATGGAGATCCTGTGAATCCATGTACAGGCATATAATCCTGAAAGGATATTATTATCCCGTACATAGGAATATAGTTAAATAAAATGAGCATGATAACAGCCGGCAATATCATAAGATAAAGAGGGCTGTTCCTATGGAAAACTCCTTTCTTAAAAAGTTCGCCAGCTGAAAGAGAATTCTGTTTTTTCATGGAAAATAAACTCCTAAAGAACACAACAGGGAGATCGGGAGATCTCCCTGTGATAAACTACTCAACTGTAAAATGAATTATTTACTATTATTCCATTCATTGACTTCAGTAGTTATCTGACTGCCTCCGGCCTTATTCCACTCTTCGATAAATGTATCAAAAGAGCTCAGCGGCAGAGCACCAGTAATGATTTTTGTGAAATACTCTTCTTCAATCTTGTCAAGATACGCTCTCTTATCAATCATCGTGTCTGTAGGCACAGTCGTAAACTCATTGAAGATAATGATATCGGAGTTTTTGATAAAATCGTAGTTTTCAACATTCTTTACATGGGCATTCATTTTATTGGAAGGCGTTGAAAAATACTTTTCATAGTCGATGTAATCAGGCTTGCTCAAAGATTCCAGGTTATCATTTCTATAGGCTTCACCTGTCACGACATATCTTGAAAATAGATCAAATGGTCCTTCATTGTATTTAAAACCAAATGAGAGATGTACAGGGTTTTCGACAAAGGTATTCCAGAATTTATCGGGTCCTTCAATTTTGTAGTTCCATTTTTGATCTTTGGGATCGGCATCGGGGTTAACAGGAGAAGTCCATTCTTCATAGCCATACTTGAAATCATATCCCAGCGCTGCCATCTGCTCTCTAAGTTCTTTATTATATCTGAAATGGGAATCCAGTTCCTCATTAAGCAGATATATCAGAGCCTCAGGGTTTTTACAGGAGCTGCTTATAGCTCTACCGGAGTTGAAATATCCATTGCTTATATCATGCATGATACTCTGCTGCCCATCAGGTCCTATCAAAGGAAGTAGGGGAGTCATCTCTGCAGTGGGAACATTGGTCCACATGTCCGGGAAAGGCCATAAGACATACCACCAGTTGCCGTATACAGAAAGACCATTACCCGCAAGCAGGGGTTCCCTGTTTTTAGTATCGTCTTTAATAAAATACTCTTTGTCAAAATATCCGAGTTGATACCATCGGCTTAAAGTTTCAAGAGCATTTTTCATTTCAGGCTGGATACTTCCGTAAGCGAGATTTCCCGCTGAATCTTTTATCCATTTATACTGGAATGCTCCATAAGCTTCCATAATAGGAATCATTCCATTGGAATCTCCCGCATTGCTTATAAAACCCACGCCGTCAGGATATGTATTCTTATATTTCTCCAATACGGTTTCAAATTCAGCTATAGTCTCAGGAGCATCCAGATTCATCTCATCAAGAATATCCTGTCTCATCCATAAAGTTTTCCAGTTTGCAGCAAAAATATCTGATGCTTCGGGAAAAGCATAAATTTTTCCGTCTACTGTAAACAGGGAAAAGAAATTATCATCCAAAGCATCCTGATACATTTTAATCATTGCTTTTGTCAAAGGAGAACCGTATTCTTCTATTAAATCATCTAATGGAAGAAGTATTCCAGAATTAACCATTCTTGAAAAAAGATCTCCAGCTTCAATACTTACAATATCAGGCAAATCATTACTTGCCATTGCCAGTGTAAGTTTTTGCCTTTCTGTATCTGCATCCGGAGCCAGCCATTTCAACTCATAATTAATTCCCAAAGTTTCACTAGCCCACTTCGTATAGGGATTGTTGATAAAGTCAACTTCCGAACGGGCTATTCTATTACCAGTCAGTGTTATTGCAGGTTCATATTTATACAGGTACCCTTCACCGACTCTTTCATCGATCTTGTTCTGTTCTGATTCCTGAGACCCACCAGCACTTAATGCGAAAGAGATGATCATCAGAAAACTAAACAAAAATGTTACTTTTTTCATATACAGTTCCTCCTAAGAAATATCTGTTATAAGAGTAATCTGGAGATTCCCATAAGAAAATGCTCATAATCGATATAACATGCTCTCATCCCAGAAAATGACAAATCCCTTTAAGAATTGTGTATCTGATAGTTTTTCGGACTGATACCCTTAATCTTTTTAAACATTCTACTAAAATGATACGGACTACTGTATCCGACCTTGTATGCTATATCATATATGCGGGCTGATGGATCTTTAAGCATCTGTGCAGCGAATTCAATCCTCCGCTGGATTATATAACTTTGCAGGTTTACATTATCAGAATCACGGAATAAATGAGATAAATAATCGGGATGTATTTGAAGATGATCGGCAATATCCTGGATCGAATAATTTTCATTTAAATGTGTTTCAATATATTTTTTTGCCTTTATTACCATTTTATGAGGTAGAACACTTTTCCGCTCCCACGCGCCAGACAGAATAATCTTCTCAGAAGTTTCAGATCGGGGTAATGCTGCTTTTTCCATAATCCTGATATAGAAATCTCCGGATTCTTTGAAAGCATGAATTGGTGTAAAAATAGAAATTTCTGAATTGTCATTTTCATTTCCGGGAAATAGTAAATCACATATTTTTTCAAGGCTTTTCAATACATCATCAGCCAGCAGCTTATTGGGAAATAAAGCAACAAGCATTGATGTGTTATCGACTGGTAGATTCAGATATAACATATGATATTCTTCTTCATATGTTTTCAGTACATTAGACATTATCCACTGAAGGTCAGGCAGATTGCTATATTTGCAACTTATGTAGACTTGGAACATAAAAATATCTTCGTTCAAATATGAAATAATTGTTTTGAGAATCTCCCATTGATTCTGATTTATTTCCTCATCATTGATAATATAATTTTTCAAAAGATTTCTCTGGATCATCGGCAATAGCAACTCCAGTTTCTGCTCAGCATTCTGAATGAGCTCTATTCGCTGAATCTGCCGATCCTGATCGATGATTGCCTCTTGAACTGATTCCCTTATTTCACTATAAGGACAGGGCTTCGATAAAAACCGGAATACATTGTATTTCATTGCCTCTTGAGCATAACTGAATAAATCATACCCCGAAAGAATTATCAGACGGCAGAGAGGCAGCTTCTCCTTAACAATTTTTGCCAGAGACAGTCCATCAAGCAGGGGCATTCTAATATCAGAGACTATGATATCAATTCTCTGCTTTTGCAGAATTAGATAAGCTTCTTCTCCATTATACGCTTCAATAACTTCAGTAATCCCTAATGATGGCCAGTCAATTTCCTCAGAAAGGCCCTGTATAACTGTAGGTTCATCATCAATCAGCATTATAGTCTTCATAGTAAAATATCCTTTTGATTTTCCAGTTTTTCAGGAAACGTAACAGAGACTGTAATACCCCGCATATCATTGACTTCGAGCCTGATAGATGAACTGCTACCGTAGCGAAACAATAATCTCTGTAATGGATTCTTCAGGCCGCAGCCTTCAAGGAGCTCTGGATTATTACTTAGTTTCATATTCAGTTCATCCATTTTTACAGGATCCATTCCTGCTCCCGAATCGGCTATTGTGATCACTATATTCTTTTCAACTTTCTTTGCTGTAATCGAGACAATCATGGAATCAGATGAATTATCAAGTCCGTATACTATTGAATTCTCGACTATTGGCTGAAGCAGCAATCTGGGTACCGGAAGATGCATTAGCTGTTCATCGATGTTCTCTTCATATCTGAAACGATCGGGATGCCGCAGAGAAAAGAGTTTGATATAATTGTGAAGGTTTTCCAATTCCAATTTCAATGGAACAAGTGAGTCTTTGGGCTTGGTCACACTTTTAAAATATTTACTCAAGGATATGGCCATTTCAGCGGCTTTCTCATTTTCCCCTGCTATGCTTACCTGGTAGATAAAATACAGGTTATTGTATAAAAAATGAGGATTGATCTGCGCCTGTAAAAAACGCAATTCAGCTTCCTGGGAACGGAGACTCTCAAGTCTGACTTCATTCATAAGAAGGTTTATACGGGCAGCCATGGAATTAAACTTGTTTAAGATATAATCCAGCTCATTGATATGATGCCCCTGAATCACGACTTCAAAATTTCCCGATTCGACAGAAGACATCCCTGTATACAAATTTTGAAGGGGGTTTGTAATCCAGCGATAGAGTAGGAGGAATATTGAAGTAAACAGAATCATTGCCAGAGTAAAAAGAATAACGAGCAATCTATTATTTTTTTTGACAGGCATCATAATTGAATCATCTGGAAAAACTAAGCCCAGTGACAATCCCTCAGTCAATGGAGTGTACATAATTCTTAACTTCTTATTTTTCAGTAAAAGAAGTCCTTCCTGATTGATCTTTATTTCTTCCTGGGAAATCAAATATTTATAAGAGGTATCGCGGCTGAATATCGTCCGCCCCTCTTTATCAAGTATAAACGCAATACCTTTGTTTCTAATATTGAGAGCTTCAAGCTGCTTATGAAGGGCATCCCTCCCTATACTGATTAACACGGAAACCTGTCGCTCGGGATATTCTCCATCGTGAACAATAAAATAAGAAAGCCGGTCTCCCATAGCAGAATAGTCAATCATCCAATGACGATTGCGCTTGTAAAGTGGATCCATAAGATCCGGACTCATTGAAATTACATTTTCATGAGAAGAAAGGCCCTTGTTCTTACTTCCTAGAAATAGAGTAAAACGGGCATCCAGTTCATTCAGAGCGGAATAAACCTGCAGGTTCTTGAGAATCTCTCTGTATTCCCACAAATCTTCCGGACCCTGATTGGTTGAATTATAGTTCATGTCATAACACAGTGATCCTGCAAATCTATTCAAATTATCCAGTTGGATCTCCAGTACACTGGCCATTTTGTTCAATGAATCCTTATGATATTCCTCTGCATCGGAGATAGAGATACGTATAACACCTGTGTATAAAGAAAAAGCTAGAATGGCAAAAAAAACCATTAATATAATAAAGCTGGAAGCAAAAAATATTTTTATAGACATTTCGATAGAACCCTATCTAACTAGTTGGATTACTGAATTCAATAAATGATAATTCAAATATCAATTGACATATTATCCTCAACCCACAGTTCGTCCAGTCGCAGGATTATTTTCAGCTTAATTAGTTTACTCTCATATTCAATAGGCGTCATTCTTTTTAATATTTCCTCTTTTATTAATAATCCCTGGCAATAGAGGAGTAATAGAAATAGTATATAATTAAGTCAAATTGGAGTTAATATGAAAAAGTTTTTACCATTGTTTCTTGCAATAGTTCTCAGTTCTTGTTTGAGTACTGGAATTGAAAAAGTTGAGATAGAATTACCAGTAGGGGAATCAACGATAACACTTCCCAGTGGAGCAAAAGGAACAATTCTTATTGCGGACAATCAGGCTGCACCCTTTGTCATTATGTATCATGGATACGCCAGTACTAAAGATGAAGTCGGTAACATGTTTAAAGATGAAGCGGCAAAATTACAGACAATGGGAATAAGTTCTCTACGTATTGGATACCGTGGTTGGGATGGACCTGAATATGATGAGGCCTTTCTTACTGTTCATACGATGATGGACGACAGTCAGGAAGCCCTGGATTATGTTCAGTCTCTTCCCTATGCAGATAACCGTAGAATAGGTCTTTTGGGATTTAGTATGGGTGGTGGAGTTGTACAGTATATTTCAGGAAACAATGCTAAGGAAATCGCTGCTGTGACAACCTGGTCCAGTAGTCTCGGATATTCTACTCTTCTAGAAGCGGATGCTAAAGCCACAGCTATGGCAGAGGGAAAAGTTGAACTTGATCTTGGATGGAGAACAATAACCCACAGCAAAGAATTTGTTGAATCCCTGGATGAATATGACCCTCTGGAAACATCAAAAAAATATAAGAAAGCGTTCTTGATTGTAGATGGAACTGATGATTATCTCCATGCAAATACAGCAATCTTAAGTGAGACTCATTCACAGGCTGAAGTATATGAAGTAAAAGGTGCCGACCACATTTATCACGTTTTATCAGGAGATAATACTCTCTCCAATATGGCGATAGATAAAACAGCAGATTGGTTTAAAGCAAATCTCTATGATGTAAGATAGATCTCCCGGAGTTGATTATCAATAATGGGAGGTTTTTACCTTTTTGGAATACCTGTGAAATCCATGCTATCTACCTTTACAATCATGATCAGATAATAATCCTTCTCCTTTCACCAGTTCATCTCTGCCGGCTTTCCAGCCGAAGACGATCAACAGGACTAGAAAGAGAATCAGTATCTGGATCGAAATAGTCCAGGAACCGGACCTGTCAAAAATAAATCCCAGAAAGAACGGGCCTATGGCAGCCAGCAGGTAACCGGCGGACTGGGCCATACCGGAGAGCTCAGCAGTCTTTCCGGCACTGGGAGTACGTAGGGAGATGAAGGTGATGGCAAGACTGATGCTTCCCCCCATGCCGATCCCGATAAACACTACTGCAGTAATAATCGACAGGGCCGATTCTGAGATTAATAGCAGGATCATTCCCATGAGATATATGAGGGACGAGCTTGTTGTTATCGCTCTTTGATCTTTGAATCTATCTGCGATAATAGGCATGATCAGGGTAGCGGGGAGACCGATAAGCTGAAAAAGAAGAGCCATCATACCTGAGAATTCGACAGTCATTCCTCTGGATGCCACAATGGACGGTAACCAGGCCACAAGACAGTAGAACAGCAGCGATTGGGTCCCCATAAACAGGGTGACCCACCAGGCAAGGGAGGATTTCCATATGGAACTTCTCTCAGTCCTTTTTTGATGAGTTTGATCGGCCTGGAAACCCGCGGGCTTTTTAACTTGAGGTAGCCATATAAAGACAGTTAACAGGGTGAGGATTGTCCATATTGCCAGGGTATGCCTCCAGCCAAAACCGGAACCTATGGCCAGAGGAACGCTTACACCTGCTCCCAGGGCGGCAAATATGCACATGCTGGTTGTGTATACGCTGGTCACAATCCCTACATTCTTTGAGAATTTCAACTTAATGATACTGGGGATCAATACATTCCCTATGGCGATCCCCATACCTATAAGTGCAGTCCCCATAAACAGTCCGATAGAATCAGTGTAGGATCTGATAAGTTCTCCTGCCAATATCAGAAAAAGCCCGGTCAACATGGTTAAGCCATATCCGAGACGGGAACTTATCCTTGATACGAGGGGCGAAAACAGGGCAAAGGCAATGAGGGGGAGGGTCGTAATAATCCCAGCCGAACCATTGGAGAGATCAAACTGTTTTTTGATCAGATCGATAATGGGTCCGACGGCTGTGATCGGGGCTCTCAGGTTGAAGGAGATAAAGATGATTCCTATAAGGATGGATAAGTTCATTTTCTTGTTCATATACTCTTTGCCTCTGTTCCTACAAATTTAGCAGTTCAATAATCGTTAATTCCGCTTTTATACAATCCTGTTCCTGAATGGCAGCAAAGAGTTTTCTGTGAAGAAAATCAACCACATCACCCTCCAGTTTCTCAAGCTCCACCTTCTGCCTGATGGTTCTGCCTATATAGGCGGAAATATGCTTGTACAGGTCATAGAAAAGGCTGTTGTGGGAGGCTCGGGCGATTGTCATATGAAATTCGATGTCCGCATCGGTATTCTCTTTGGCGGATAAGCTGATGGCCTCTCTTTTATGGAGAGCCTTTTTCATCTCCGCGAGATCAGAATCAGTTCGCCTCTCTGCTGCCAGTCTTACGATATCCTTTTCGAGGCACAACCTGATTTCATACACCTCATTCATAGCCGATAAACTCAGTCGTTTCAGGATATTGGCTTCAAAGGGGCC
Above is a window of Oceanispirochaeta sp. M1 DNA encoding:
- a CDS encoding glycoside hydrolase family 3 protein, whose amino-acid sequence is MENKTGQMNIKDKVKYTSGKNRWQTNEYPELGIESVFMADGPHGLRIEKEMDTPTDTVAHKSICYPAACSLASSWDRSLLELLGKTLAAECREASIDILLGPGVNIKRSPLCGRNFEYFSEDPVLAGYLGAAYINGLQREGIGACVKHFACNNQETERFTISAEVDEQTLHEIYLLPFKIIVENAKPWSIMCSYNRLNGVQVAENTYLLDDILRKTWGFDGVVISDWAAVNDKVLSLTAGVDLQMPGPCYAFDTEVINQVEDGFLSEKIVDKSVSRLFSLTEKCHVNQSAKKEFDREEHHNIARQIAADCVVLLKNDRLLPITEKYKKITVAGYMAQHPRHQGGGSSHVNSFAVETPLEEITRSCSWAKVDYASGYDVDGNTSREKLDMAASLASESDLAVIFIGLPESYETEGRDRKHMKLPKGHEALVRAISSVQENCAVVVLSGSAVELERISKDSRALLYGGLLGETVGGAIADILTGKVNPSGKLSESFPLKLEDTPSFINFPGTNDKVYYGERFYVGYRWYDKFDKDVLFPFGHGLSYSSFAYENISLSSNTLHEESKIEVSFYVKNSSDTYGSEIIQLYINSRKSFPERPVKELKKFCKINLEPGESKNVKFTLDSETFSFYSVKKKEWIIDSGEYEILIGSSSRDIRLGSHVHIDIDKNTFLKINRNTQIGEIISISNEIKKLFTEKIFKLMDTERIEEASFQELLQFYSYRSVVKLLYWTAQQVKMKDLDSVLEELNQVIEQNKN
- a CDS encoding alpha-xylosidase, giving the protein MSILNESIDISNNFLSDNATYFLADELVSWNPLNNSGILKWKRNVRKIRFAFNQAGSVFEPSQSWSFPPDYEEEPHLLLSVDFTSARTLRLRIRLVEGLETNNEDLGMLVPPYDNDFRGNIFRDVKTEENEDSIVFSTEKITLKIDRNPFRIYLFDEKGKLLTSSIHTHTQNSLRNSDTPLFSIVENTEDWSRTGCAAFSINPDEAFFGTGESFTRLNKRGQKCVLWCEDANGCQRNAYYKPVPFFQSSNGWGAFMHTTSPVVFDFGASNDGTLGLYNSDNELDLFLFAGTPKDILEEYTTLTGRSPLPPLWSFGLWMSRITYSSEKEVREVAEKLREEKIPCDVIHIDTGWFEKEWNCDYHFSENRFDDPEKMIADLNQSGFRVSLWQLPYFTPNNPLFKDAINSGFVIFNRKKGLPSGDAIIDFTNPEAVQWYQKLLQKLLKQGVSAIKADFGEAAPLNGCYKSGLSGMQEHNRYPLLYNKAVFEITENTRAEGIIWGRSAWAGSQRYPVHWGGDAENSDSAMAASLRAGLSLGLSGFSFWSHDIGGFVKKSPEELYRRWLPFGIFSSHSRCHGAPPKEPWAYSSDFNDFFRETVSLRYRLLPYILAQSALSSLKGYPFIRTLFFEFPEDRTGWFIENQFLCGSSFMAAPLFQADEYEREVYLPQGVWIDFQSGKSYQGGQWIKAKGGKLNMPLFVKSGSLIPMVPSALCTDEINWDELYFEQWGNETVFEGFAWSPDKGLYPIRQDNIAIN
- a CDS encoding carbohydrate ABC transporter permease, with amino-acid sequence MMIKSKAVSSIIFDILNYLFLALLALSCILPIIHILAVSFSNKSASAANMVRFLPVGFHVRAYSKVLNTPLFLKSFGIAGLRVFAGLFVNLFFICLTAYPLAKENREMKGRNFFAWLVFIPMLFSGGLIPTYLQVRNLGLIDSFWSLILPTAVPMFSIIILMNFFRGIPKSLTEAAQIEGAGHLTVLWKIYLPISKASIATLALFSIIGHWNEWFSGLIYINDSTKWPLQTYLRQILLPSALSGNLTFDDVENLKYLSDKNFKAAQVFISMVPILLIYPYLQRYFISGMTLGSVKE
- a CDS encoding sugar ABC transporter permease encodes the protein MKKQNSLSAGELFKKGVFHRNSPLYLMILPAVIMLILFNYIPMYGIIISFQDYMPVHGFTGSPWVGLKWYRYLLDMPDFIQISISTIVIAVGKIISTTMFSIFFALMLNEIHKKKYKKIIQTAVYLPYFFSWVIIGGIFVDILSLDGLINQFLLWIGLKEPIFFLADNSLFRETMITLEVWKSFGWGAIIYLAAISNINPNLYESSSIDGANRIQQIFYITIPSIASTIVLLATLSLGNVLNAGFEQIFVLYNEVVYESGDIIDTFVYRMGLVNAQFSLSTAVGLAKSVVSFLLISISYRLAYKFANYRIF